GCAacaatttgatgcatgttgtaagtttttacattgtaaaaatagcttgtatttgaccaaaattccattatcgtcagcaagctaactgagtaatatttttatggtgtcaaaataaaagatatatattaattaaattttaCGACAACAAAGTACTTGAACATGgcatactcgtaattaccacttcagaagtgtgAAGTAGgaaattccgatagcacatgaaggcagcattaagccTGGGTAGCCCAACACTAGCTTCACCTATGTCTATTGTTTAATAATTTCAAACATCTGTTTTTGATATGTTTTGCTTGAAAGTGTaattgtgctatatttctttaaaatagatgccacttggtttgaaattgtgttatataatgcaaaggcattcatacatttttaagtgtgggcTTAAGTGTGCAAATATGTTTTGCCACCACCGTGTATCATTGAAATTTGGCTAAACTAGTAGGCTACAATAGATGTTTAAATTACAAGTTATGTTATACACACAAAGTAGTATAATACATGAATACTCATCTTAACCTATTTAGTAAAGAGCTAATAATTTTTATGGAGTTTTAGAATTTTGAAAGTGGAGTGAAAAAAAACTTCCTTTAATccttaaaaatgtaaagaaaataaatatggaattaattacaataaacaatataaaaataattttaaataaattgtaaatactGGACATACGATTGATTGGCACATAGTTGCCTTTGGTCTCAAATACAGTATGGTATTCACTACCTTAACTGTACCATATCCATCAGGTTTGGCATTTTTTTGGCCATTGTGCTTGTTTCTAATGGGCTCAgtggtttgagtatttcctgACCTTGAGCTTCTCAGAACTAATCAGTGCTTGAGAGGGGCCCTGCATCTGGCCACAGATCACAAAAGAAAGTTAATCCCAAAGCACAACCCATTTCCCTGTCTTTCTAAACAAaggaaatggctctcaaatgcacAGTAAACCACTAATGGTTCTTTATATGTATCTAATCCCTCATTTTAATATCCCCAAAATGGAGCGCTGGTTCTCATTTTCAGCACCTCAAACATAATGTCTTGGTTTGGAGTGTTTGTCATCAGTcttatgatgtttttttgtttgtgccAGATTTCATATTGTTTATGAAGTTTAGGTAACAAGAGAGCACATCCTCTGCTAAATAAGGATCTTCATTGTCCCAGTCCAACCCTGATGCAGGGTAGCCATTTACTGTTGGGAGAAAGAGATTATCTCTCTCCTCAAATTACGATATCTGAGCATTTTCTGGTACTCTTCTAGAACGAGTCTTCCAAATAAGATTATTGATCTCCTCTTCTGCCTGACATCTCTTCTTTAGTCGATGTGTTACCGCTAGCTGAAGCAAATATAAAAGCTCCACAACATTGAGGAGAACAGAGACTACAGCGATGACCTGTGTGTATATGGTGAAGATAGTTTTTTCTGTGGGCCGTGAGACAAAACAGTCCACAGTATGAGGACAGGGGAAACTTTGGCACTCATACTTTGCCTCGATTACAAATCCATAAAGGAACCATAGACCCACAATGAAGCCAACTTCGAGAAGTACCTTTAGAGCTATGCTAGTTGCATAAGCACACAGAAGTCTCTCTTTGAGCTTTGGAGTTTCTGAAACTTTACCTTTCTTTTCTACTATTTTCTTCTTATCTTCTTCATCTTCCTCTATTATTACCTCCAGCTTACGGTCATCGTTTTTTCCATATCTTTGTCTTCTACCCTCTACTTCTGGCTTCTCCTCTTGGCTCGTCTCATTTTTCGTCCTCAGGGCCACATAGCCAAAGTAGAAAATGGTTGGTGTTGAGACGAAGATGACTTGCAAAACAAAGTATCGGAAATGGGAGATGGGAAAGGCCTTGTCATAGCAGACAGAAACACAGCCAGGCTGTTTGGTATTACAGACAAAGTCAGACTGTTCGTCATCCCATGCAGATTCGGCTGCTGTGCCAAGCACAAGCATGCGGAAAAGGAAGAGCACAGTTAGCCACACACGGCCAATGCCTGTCGAATACTCCTGACCCTCCTCTAGCAGGTGCTCCAGAAAACCCCAGTCAGCTCTGGACATCCTCTGCACTGGCAGAAACACAAAGGTTATATAAAGTGAACATGTAAAGAGAGATATTTAGCCAGGGAAttgtagcttaaaggaatagttcactgtgacgaggaggagggtgtggccgggccgtgaggatgcacgcccggcgctgaattgtcctaaccagctgggagggggataaagacgagctggaggtaccagtttgagagagagagagagacacatgcagccaCTGTGTGTGGGTGCACTTTATGTTATGTCTAAGTTTCTTTATACcattaaaagtttacgttgactgctcagccggttcccgcctctttCTTTCCCTTAAGCAGAGACTTtaccctttacactggtgccgaaacccgggaagaaggagggatgcactgtcgtggagtcctcgccactgccatccgaggccgtccgccaggggatgggGGGAGTCACTGCCAGCCGCTGGGAGACGGAGGAACCACTGCCTTCCGCCAGGAAGTGGAGGTGCCGTGACTGtctgccaggggttggaggactcactgccgtccgccaggggaggagtggctgtcgtccaccagagagtggaggagtggctgaggaccaggcgacgccgtgtccggggaccggagagcaagtttttctctctctctctctctctctgtcactccatCTTGCTCTTTCCAtctcccctctcccctctccctcccttcatctctcccagggctctaGAGAGTtggggaagacctgccagcagattgatggccagaagggcaacacctcccctccaggaagggtgGGGAAGGGAGTACCTCACACCagaggtttccccagcctgaatcgggtggtggaggagtatgttgaggaggagggcgtggccgggccatgaagACGTACGCCCggcactgaattgtcctaatcagctgggagggggataaagacgagccagaggtgcaggttcgagagagagagacacacacacacgctgttatgtttcagtttctttataccattaaaagtttacattgactgctcagccggttcccacctcctcctttcccttaaacAGAGACTTTAGCCGttacattcacccaaaaatgaaaattatctcattactcacttaccctgatgccatcccagatgtgtatgtctgtctttctt
The sequence above is a segment of the Myxocyprinus asiaticus isolate MX2 ecotype Aquarium Trade chromosome 34, UBuf_Myxa_2, whole genome shotgun sequence genome. Coding sequences within it:
- the LOC127425328 gene encoding gap junction alpha-4 protein-like, yielding MSRADWGFLEHLLEEGQEYSTGIGRVWLTVLFLFRMLVLGTAAESAWDDEQSDFVCNTKQPGCVSVCYDKAFPISHFRYFVLQVIFVSTPTIFYFGYVALRTKNETSQEEKPEVEGRRQRYGKNDDRKLEVIIEEDEEDKKKIVEKKGKVSETPKLKERLLCAYATSIALKVLLEVGFIVGLWFLYGFVIEAKYECQSFPCPHTVDCFVSRPTEKTIFTIYTQVIAVVSVLLNVVELLYLLQLAVTHRLKKRCQAEEEINNLIWKTRSRRVPENAQIS